The Struthio camelus isolate bStrCam1 chromosome 15, bStrCam1.hap1, whole genome shotgun sequence nucleotide sequence TTTATAGCTACTTTCcccaggaaaatatattttgagagcACAAGTTTCCATTTCATCTTACAGTTTTGAGGGCAGCAGAGACAGACTGGAGATTTGATCAGATTGGGAAAGACAGAGTTCAGGAATGCTTTTAAAGGGAAGTCACAAACAAAACGTATGTCTCAAGTATGAGAAGAAACACTACAACGCTCATGCTTAAGGAGAGTATGTCATTACTGAGGTATTTCaaaaccctccctccctccacacaACCAGCAGAATCTGCCACAGAGACCACTTCCAATAATTAACTCTCTCCCACGGAGACAAGGCCCTCAGCAATGCATTTAGAATACCCCAGCACAGAAAAGaggaagcatgaaaaaaaataacATGCCTTACAAAGGCCTTTTTAACATTTTTGGGCTTGCTTATGTGTGCTGGCTCTCACAGGGGATGCCCCTAGGTTCTGCAAGCACAACTGACTGCACCCTCCCAGTATACTCAATGGCAGAAAGCGTAATGCATTAAAAGTATTAAAACCTTCAAGTTTTCAAAGTCTTTCTGGTATTTTTCCCTCAAAGTTGAAGCGTTTCCCTCCAGGTGCTTGTTCTCCAACTCATCTCTCATGACATTCATCTGAGCCTCCAGCTCCTGGATGCGCTCTCTCAGGCCATGCATGGAGTCCAGCTCGCTCTCAGATACCTGCACCCTGCCATCAGGCCCATCGGCCGCCTGTGCGCTCCCATCGCCCGGCCCCTCCAAGGGCATAGCTTCAGGGTGCTGCTTCTGATACTCATCGAGGGTCTCCTGCAGGCGCTGCAGGTTCTGGTTGTAATGCTCTTGCAGCGTCTGCAGTTCCTCGCTGTGGATGACTTGCAATTCCTTTATCTTGGCCTGGAACTTATCCTCCAACATTTGCATCTGCTCAAGGTGATACCGCTCCATGTTTTGCTTATCACGGACAATGGCATCAAGTTGGTTTAGGCCCTCTGTTCTCTCAGCCTTTAGAGCGTCCTCTGTCCTATTTAGTTGCTCTATCACATTTCGAATCTCCTCTTCGTATCTGCCTTGTAATTCACTGATGCTTTTGCTGTGTTTAtgctcttcctcctccaacagtCTTCGCTGATTGTCAAGCTGGGATACCTTTGCTTTGAGATCAGCGTTCTCCCGTTCAAGCACGGCTATCACTTCACTGTATTCTCCCTGCTGCTTTCTAAGTAAATCTTCGTACTCGTCCCGAAGGAGAGAAACCGTCTTTACACGTTCTTGGCAGAGCGCATCCATGCTCTGCAAGGATTCTTTGTAAGACTTCAGCTCTCTCTCGTACTCTAGTCTGACCCTGCAAGCTGCATAACAAACCTGAGCCTGAACAATTGCATCTTGAACTAACAAAGATGAATACCTTTCAAGGTCTCCCATGCATGAATGATATGAAAGGCTCTGAGATATCTTTAGGAGCTTCTGGCAATCTCTCATTGCTTCCTCAGGAGGCAGAGATAGTAAGGCAACAGATATTTCCTTAAGAACGTTTGATTTGTCCTTTAGTTGTTGGGCAAGATCTTCCTGAATGGAAACAAGAGTTTCACTACTGTGGTCTGGCAAACTGCAAGTCTCCTCCATCTTGGCTAATTCTTGATAGGGCATCATTTGTAGATGGCTCCCATCCCAGGAGATTTGGGTTCTTTCTGAGGCATCTTTTTGAATTTCAAGTGCTTCAGAAATCTGATGCATAACTCTGTCAAAATCAGGAGTCCTGTATGCTTTGATGATTTCCTCCAACATGCATTTATGTTGCTGGAGAGCTGTTTTGGTATTATGAAGGTCTTCTTCAATTGTTTTTAATCTCTGATGAAAAGACTCTCTCATTTTCTGTGCGACAAACCCAAGTTCTGCCTTGATCAATGTAGCATCTGCCACTGTGCTGAGAAAACATGCCGAAAAGCCCAAACCCGCCGTTTCCTTTTTGccctctgcttctccttctctgaTGCTCAAGTGCATTCTTAGTTCCTCCACCTGGCTCCAAAATTccccttccagcagcagcttctTAGATAGGATGTTGGCCAAATCAATTGCTGTATGAGAAACACTTGCTGGCTCTAACAAAACCACCTCAGCTGTTCCTCGGATCTCTCTGAGAATCTGAGATATCTCAGAGCTCGCATTTTTCAAAGACTCTGCTATTTGGTTGATTAGAGAGGCTTCAAACGCCACTCTCTCAGAAAGCCATCTTAGCTGGCCTGCATCGAACATTTCCACTTGCTGCTCCTTGgaggcatgtttttcttctttcaaaaaatttCCTTCTGAGGCTGGGGTTTGTACAGTAAGGCTTTCACTCTGCTGATATTCAGATGAGACTGGTGCCCCTCTCAAGGCTTGAATTGCATTTGATAAGGTTGTTTCCATGCTGGACAGAGTTACAAGAATCAAATCACTCTCTTTTTCCTTGTCTGATTTGGGTAGAGATCttagctgctccctgcacttcTCTAAGCAAGTCAGTGCTTGATCATTTTTTATTTGGAAACCTCCCAGCTCGCTAACGTGATTTTCTATTAGCTTGAACTTTTCCTGCCTCTCATTTTCCAGCTGTGAGATCAGAGCACTGACTTGGGATAAGCTGGTTTGAAGCTGTTCCCGAAGCTGAGACTCTGTGCTGGCCCACTGATGGTGAAGGGCTATCAGCGTTTCCTGATTATGACCATGCTGGCTTTCAAGCTTCATTGTTACATCTTTGAGCTTTTCCTCTGTAATATAAAGTTTGGTTTCCAGAGAATGGATGATTGAGAGATAGGTCTCAGAGTCGCTTGTCCCTGAGGATGGGTAACCAAGAGCTGGCTCTGATGACATGCTTTCTTCAGACAATGATCTGTCTTGGCTCGTGTCTGAAGAGGTGCTACTTGTCCAGTTCTTCTCTGATCCATCTGGATGTATATATTTTTGGCACTGGATGCTTGAGAAACGGATTCTTTGCCTCTTGGCACCCAGGATTCCTATATCAGGCTTTGCTAAGGCTTTCTGAACCAACTCCTGGTCCTGGAGCTCTGCAGCTTTGGATGGCGAGCCGAATTCTTCCGCCTGCCTCTGGCTGGTCTCAAGaacttcatcttcctcctccttcagtgCATAATTCAGAGCTGGAAGGACATCATGAGTTTGCAGATGCTGCCCTAGTTGAGAAGGATGACTTTCATCAGCCTCGAGATGAGGACTAAGGTCTTCCACCTCCTCAGCGCATGGAGCTGTGCCTACACTAGCTAACTTCTTTAAAGCCTCCTCTTTGGCCTTTAGCTTTATTTTAGTCTCCTCTAAACTGCTATCTAAAGCAACCATTTTAACCAAAGCCTCACTGAGGTCTTGATCTTTCTTCTCCACAATTCTCAAGTGCATTTCCTTAACATGTCTCagctcttcttctttttctttcagcaccTTCTGCACGCTCTGGAACTGATCCGATACTTCCTCAAATGATTGCTCCAGATTGTGGTAGTTGGTCTCttccattttcagttttgcttgcagCTTTGCAACTTCATTATCCGACTCCGCAACCTGGTTCATGAGCTCATGGAACCTACATTTAATCTGATCTCTCTCCCTTTCAAGCTCCTTGATGTGCTCTGCGAGTTTCTGGATACTGGCCTCCTTCATCACCAGTTGCTCCTCCAGCTGGTGGACAATCTCACTGCCTTCAAATTTTGCACTCAGCTTCTCCTTCTGCAGAATCTCCATTTGCTGCTCATTATTTTGTAGCTGATTCTCATACTCATTGGCCTTATCCTCCACTTCCTTCAGACTCCGTATTAAAACCTGCTTTTCCTTCTCACAGCTTTCCAGCAAAGCCTCATAATTCTTCTGCAACTTCTCTTCCATTAGGATCCGGCCTTGTTCACTAGCATTCAACTGCCTGCTCAGGTCTGCAATCCTATCTTGGAGCCGCTGCACCTCTTTCTGATGGTCCCTCTGCAAAGCCTGCTGCATTTCGAGGTCCCGCAGCTCCTGCGTCTTCTCTAGGAGCAGGGCCTCTGCGGTCTTCAGCTTCTGCTCGCTGGCTTTTAGCTGCGAGCTCAAAGTGGCCTCGCCATGCTGCCACTCTTCCAGCTGCTCCTTGGCCTTCTCTTTTTCACTCTTCAGGTCGCTCCTCAACTTGGCCAGTGTCTGCTCTTTAATGGACAGCTCGGCCGCTGCGTTACTGAGCCTTGCCTGCAGGCTCTGAATCTCGGCCTCGTGGTGCCGGATCACATCCTTAGCCTCGGCATAGCTACGTTTTAGCGACTGAATCTGCTGATTGATTAGCTCTTGACGCTGGCATTGGGCTTCCAGCTCGCTTTGGAGATCTTGATTGACTTTGTGGAGCCTCTGCCAGGCACCTGATGGCGAGGCGGCCACCTCGGTCTTAAAAAAATTGATTAAATACTAGATTAGTAACACTCTTGGCTCTCCCTTCTGAGTGTCACACCTCTGGCCAGGCAGGCCACGGAAAGGCTCCTTGCATTGTTTTGACTGCTACCCACATGCTCCAATTGGGAAGATTTGTTCTtggcacattttttttttgttttaaccaacttttattttttaaatgcgtGACAACTGCTTTCCAGTAACAGAAAACACGGACCATAACATCAAAACAGCTCTACAGTAACAGGCTACaaggaaaaaatcaaaaccaaacagaaccaaaaaacaatgaaaaagaaacacCAGCAGtaaaacagagacagaaagacaagagaaaaacTGGAAGGGAGTGAGAACGAGGAGGAGGACGGGAACAGGCTGAGAAGAAAGGAACTTCTTGTTTTAGTgtctttgcttgttttgttgtGAAACAAAAAGTGCACAGTTCGGGTAACACAGTCCTAtcaaacaaaagcaacaacagaaaagtgAGGTGAAAGTAAATGACATCACATCCCACCAAAACGCAGGGAGATAGGACAGCCGTCGCGGCAATGTCATTTCTGTGACTGCTAAACAGGATGTACTGGCTGCTCATCATATTAAAGAGATGTTGTTAGGCTAAAGTTTAAGACTAGGAAGGATCTAATTTGTCTACCtgtaaaaaaaggacaaaataaaaagcCCGACAAGTGAAGGGCGGAGAAAGGTATGATGAGAATGTAGAATGAAAGAAACCAACCTTTGTGAAACTCAAACCAAAGCAGTGTAGCATGCAAAGAGAAAACTCACAGAGAGTCATGCAAAAGGCGACAGAAATTatgtatcttaaaaaaatacacagacaGGAAGAGGCAAGAGAAGCACAGCGTTAAGCCTAGGAATTTGGCCTGCCTTGCTGTACTCTGGTTGCTGATAAGGAAAGCCCACAGATGTGACACTCAGTTATGTTAAGTTAAATTTCATGCTTAACACCAAAAACATGCAAGAATATCCCCCGGGACAGGTTAGTAAGtgacccctcccccccgccatggCCAGAGCTGGAAGACATCACGGGTATACTTAAGAGAGGAGCGTGAGCCCCCGTGCTTTCTCCCGTTAGTGTTCAAAGCTTTGGGTTGGCTCCATCACGATTAAACtcaacagcaggagagagaagaagggTTACACGAGGCCAGAGAGGGCTTCAGTGCAAGGCACATGCATCGGTCCTGGTTATCTCTCAGCATCTTCGTTAAGAAATGTGCAGCATCTTTTGCGTTGGGGTAAACCCAGCAGGACCAAGGCCTGGGGAACTTCCGTATGGGTCAGTCATGCTGCCTAGGTTTGGACCCCCACGTTCAGCACAGGGTCATCGGTCAGCGGGGTGGGTGCCCCGGTGCACTGCAGAAGGGCAAGGGCCGGCAGCAGCCAGACACCTCGACTGGATGTTCTCCACCACCCTTTTCCACAGACTATTAAAGGCACCTCTCAAATTTAGGCTTGACGGCGGGCACAACAAATTCAGAGGGTCAATCCAAACACACACCATGACGGTTCCCTGCAGTCAGGGTCTGCAGGGAAATCCAAGCGATAACCTGCTTCACTCGCATTACCTCAGTGGGGCTTGGTCCCTCTGCTCTCAGGAAATGTGAGGGAAATCCCTAGTACAGTTAGACTGGAGCAAGCAAAACCCTCCAAAAATCCAGTCTAACTTTTATCTGCAAGTTTGGGTCAGCTTTTACGGCCGCATTAGTTTGCTCAGCCCTTCTGCGGACTCTGTCTCTTGCCCCTAGCCCTCGTGTTGAGGCATTAGAGCCAACTTCAACATGGCCAATCTGATGGTGGATCGAGCATCCAATTTTTATCCCTGTCTACTGGTTTCTGGGCTCCAGGCAAAGGAAGGTCAGATGCCTTTGCTCTAGGGACACGGTAGCTAGTCCACTGTTGTGGAAACATGGGATACTGCCAGGGCCTGCGGCCAATGCAGGCTACTGCCATAATACAAGATTAAATACGGCCcagaaacgggaagcggcagctgtAGATTATGAAGTGGCAAATCCAGTGGACATCTGGATAGTAGCTCACAGATGGAGGAACCATCCAGGTTTCTCCTCATGTGAGAGGTGTCCTACAGGAACTCATCCTTCCCCTTTTGACAAACCTCCCCTCTTGCTGGTCTCATTTAATAGGCTTAGGGACACTGCAGCTGCCATTCAAAGGGGGATGGTCCTTTCTCTAGCACCGACTTATTTGCTAGATCCACGTCATTTTCTGGTTTTGAATCCAAGAACTTTCTCCCTCTTCCAAAGTCACCAAAGTGAAAAATGTCACTCCTCCAAGCAAGCACCGTCAGCTTGGGGTCTCCAGATATACTGATAAAAGCATTAATAGATATCTCTTCCGAGGAGATTTACTGGTAAAGAAGGCAATATGCCTCCTTGCTTGGGCAAGTTCCACCGCCTTTGCAATTTCTTCAGAGGAAGTTTCTCCCTTGAGAAATACAGACGCAAGGTTCAGTATCAACACCAGGTTccctgccatggcagcacagagtACAGCCACATAAGGCCACTTTGGTCCACAGTCAGTTTGACCAAATAGATTTGAGCAGGTTAAAACACTACTGCTGCACAAAACGGGACTATATACTTGCTAAAGCAGCCAGAAGCAGCCTAACAGGCTTCCCATCTTCTTTGGGGGCACAGATGCTATTGGAGGAAGTGCTACCAAAAAATCTACtttttggaggtggggaggaaaggtTTTCCAAGAGATGCTCC carries:
- the MPRIP gene encoding myosin phosphatase Rho-interacting protein isoform X3, with the translated sequence MAAKDNPCRKFQANIFNKSKCQNCFKPRESHLLNDEDLNQAKPIYGGWLLLAPEGTDFDNPVHRSRKWQRRFFILYEHGLLRYALDEMPTTLPQGTINMNQCTDVVDGESRTGQKFSLCILTPEKEHFIRAENKEIISGWLEMLIVYPRTNKQNQKKKRKVEPPTPQEPGPAKMAVTSSNIPSAEKVPATKSTLWQEEMRGKDQADGGGGLSPAQSPVQSQAAAASSLKEPALDSKEDESSMNGDRIDCGRKTRVESGYFSLEKTKQDSKLEEQQLPPPPSPPSPSTPNNRYSYPKSPSQEHAQPFPSPGTRSGDRMIHSFSLNSLDSKNSCPTHKDSNSRDIGRGAEKAGRPLSFKASRQYTTLADVPKAIRISNREAFQVERKRLERRTRARSPGREEVARLFGNERRRSQVIEKFEALDIENAEHMETSVSAGSALSSETRQGRSEKRVFPRKRDFTSEAAAVGSILDASASPLSPHRRAKSLDRRSTESSMTPDLLNFKKGWLTKQYEDGQWKKHWFVLTDQSLRYYRDSVAEEAADLDGEIDLSTCYDVTEYPVQRNYGFQIHTKEGEFTLSAMTSGIRRNWIQTIMKHVRPTTAPDVTSSLPEEKSKTSSSFETSPKPSEKPDADQAEMDPEQKRSRARERRREGRSKTFDWAEFRPIQQALAQERANASDSSKSSTSTFPKDTSASDTDPGELERERARRREERRKRFEMIDAVDGAGPEDALRMEVDRIPGLPITADIKPQNVHVEIEQRWHQVETTPLREEKQIPIAPLHLAASEDRDEGLAKQHLTALLEKELEQKQKEALELLEQNRHLQDQLKVALGREQSAREGYVLQTEVAASPSGAWQRLHKVNQDLQSELEAQCQRQELINQQIQSLKRSYAEAKDVIRHHEAEIQSLQARLSNAAAELSIKEQTLAKLRSDLKSEKEKAKEQLEEWQHGEATLSSQLKASEQKLKTAEALLLEKTQELRDLEMQQALQRDHQKEVQRLQDRIADLSRQLNASEQGRILMEEKLQKNYEALLESCEKEKQVLIRSLKEVEDKANEYENQLQNNEQQMEILQKEKLSAKFEGSEIVHQLEEQLVMKEASIQKLAEHIKELERERDQIKCRFHELMNQVAESDNEVAKLQAKLKMEETNYHNLEQSFEEVSDQFQSVQKVLKEKEEELRHVKEMHLRIVEKKDQDLSEALVKMVALDSSLEETKIKLKAKEEALKKLASVGTAPCAEEVEDLSPHLEADESHPSQLGQHLQTHDVLPALNYALKEEEDEVLETSQRQAEEFGSPSKAAELQDQELVQKALAKPDIGILGAKRQRIRFSSIQCQKYIHPDGSEKNWTSSTSSDTSQDRSLSEESMSSEPALGYPSSGTSDSETYLSIIHSLETKLYITEEKLKDVTMKLESQHGHNQETLIALHHQWASTESQLREQLQTSLSQVSALISQLENERQEKFKLIENHVSELGGFQIKNDQALTCLEKCREQLRSLPKSDKEKESDLILVTLSSMETTLSNAIQALRGAPVSSEYQQSESLTVQTPASEGNFLKEEKHASKEQQVEMFDAGQLRWLSERVAFEASLINQIAESLKNASSEISQILREIRGTAEVVLLEPASVSHTAIDLANILSKKLLLEGEFWSQVEELRMHLSIREGEAEGKKETAGLGFSACFLSTVADATLIKAELGFVAQKMRESFHQRLKTIEEDLHNTKTALQQHKCMLEEIIKAYRTPDFDRVMHQISEALEIQKDASERTQISWDGSHLQMMPYQELAKMEETCSLPDHSSETLVSIQEDLAQQLKDKSNVLKEISVALLSLPPEEAMRDCQKLLKISQSLSYHSCMGDLERYSSLLVQDAIVQAQVCYAACRVRLEYERELKSYKESLQSMDALCQERVKTVSLLRDEYEDLLRKQQGEYSEVIAVLERENADLKAKVSQLDNQRRLLEEEEHKHSKSISELQGRYEEEIRNVIEQLNRTEDALKAERTEGLNQLDAIVRDKQNMERYHLEQMQMLEDKFQAKIKELQVIHSEELQTLQEHYNQNLQRLQETLDEYQKQHPEAMPLEGPGDGSAQAADGPDGRVQVSESELDSMHGLRERIQELEAQMNVMRDELENKHLEGNASTLREKYQKDFENLKATCERGFAAMEETHQKKIEDLQRQHQRELEKLREEKDRLLAEETAATISAIEAMKNAHREELERELEKSQRSQISSVNADIEALQRQYLEELQSVQRELEVLSEQYSQKCLENAHLAQALEAERQALRQCQRENQELNAHNQELNNRLAAEITRLRTLLTGEGGGEAAGSPLTQGKDAYELEVLLRVKESEIQYLKQEISSLKDELQTALRDKKYASDKYKDIYTELSIVKAKADCDISRLKEQLKAATEAQGEKSPVNTTVSGYDIMKSKSNPDFLKKDRSSVSRQLRNIRSKSLKEGLTVQERLKLFESRDLKKD
- the MPRIP gene encoding myosin phosphatase Rho-interacting protein isoform X5, whose protein sequence is MAAKDNPCRKFQANIFNKSKCQNCFKPRESHLLNDEDLNQAKPIYGGWLLLAPEGTDFDNPVHRSRKWQRRFFILYEHGLLRYALDEMPTTLPQGTINMNQCTDVVDGESRTGQKFSLCILTPEKEHFIRAENKEIISGWLEMLIVYPRTNKQNQKKKRKVEPPTPQEPGPAKMAVTSSNIPSAEKVPATKSTLWQEEMRGKDQADGGGGLSPAQSPVQSQAAAASSLKEPALDSKEDESSMNGDRIDCGRKTRVESGYFSLEKTKQDSKLEEQQLPPPPSPPSPSTPNNSCPTHKDSNSRDIGRGAEKAGRPLSFKASRQYTTLADVPKAIRISNREAFQVERKRLERRTRARSPGREEVARLFGNERRRSQVIEKFEALDIENAEHMETSVSAGSALSSETRQGRSEKRVFPRKRDFTSEAAAVGSILDASASPLSPHRRAKSLDRRSTESSMTPDLLNFKKGWLTKQYEDGQWKKHWFVLTDQSLRYYRDSVAEEAADLDGEIDLSTCYDVTEYPVQRNYGFQIHTKEGEFTLSAMTSGIRRNWIQTIMKHVRPTTAPDVTRKNFSLKLSVLKPSSLPEEKSKTSSSFETSPKPSEKPDADQAEMDPEQKRSRARERRREGRSKTFDWAEFRPIQQALAQERANASDSSKSSTSTFPKDTSASDTDPGELERERARRREERRKRFEMIDAVDGAGPEDALRMEVDRIPGLPITADIKPQNVHVEIEQRWHQVETTPLREEKQIPIAPLHLAASEDRDEGLAKQHLTALLEKELEQKQKEALELLEQNRHLQDQLKVALGREQSAREGYVLQTEVAASPSGAWQRLHKVNQDLQSELEAQCQRQELINQQIQSLKRSYAEAKDVIRHHEAEIQSLQARLSNAAAELSIKEQTLAKLRSDLKSEKEKAKEQLEEWQHGEATLSSQLKASEQKLKTAEALLLEKTQELRDLEMQQALQRDHQKEVQRLQDRIADLSRQLNASEQGRILMEEKLQKNYEALLESCEKEKQVLIRSLKEVEDKANEYENQLQNNEQQMEILQKEKLSAKFEGSEIVHQLEEQLVMKEASIQKLAEHIKELERERDQIKCRFHELMNQVAESDNEVAKLQAKLKMEETNYHNLEQSFEEVSDQFQSVQKVLKEKEEELRHVKEMHLRIVEKKDQDLSEALVKMVALDSSLEETKIKLKAKEEALKKLASVGTAPCAEEVEDLSPHLEADESHPSQLGQHLQTHDVLPALNYALKEEEDEVLETSQRQAEEFGSPSKAAELQDQELVQKALAKPDIGILGAKRQRIRFSSIQCQKYIHPDGSEKNWTSSTSSDTSQDRSLSEESMSSEPALGYPSSGTSDSETYLSIIHSLETKLYITEEKLKDVTMKLESQHGHNQETLIALHHQWASTESQLREQLQTSLSQVSALISQLENERQEKFKLIENHVSELGGFQIKNDQALTCLEKCREQLRSLPKSDKEKESDLILVTLSSMETTLSNAIQALRGAPVSSEYQQSESLTVQTPASEGNFLKEEKHASKEQQVEMFDAGQLRWLSERVAFEASLINQIAESLKNASSEISQILREIRGTAEVVLLEPASVSHTAIDLANILSKKLLLEGEFWSQVEELRMHLSIREGEAEGKKETAGLGFSACFLSTVADATLIKAELGFVAQKMRESFHQRLKTIEEDLHNTKTALQQHKCMLEEIIKAYRTPDFDRVMHQISEALEIQKDASERTQISWDGSHLQMMPYQELAKMEETCSLPDHSSETLVSIQEDLAQQLKDKSNVLKEISVALLSLPPEEAMRDCQKLLKISQSLSYHSCMGDLERYSSLLVQDAIVQAQVCYAACRVRLEYERELKSYKESLQSMDALCQERVKTVSLLRDEYEDLLRKQQGEYSEVIAVLERENADLKAKVSQLDNQRRLLEEEEHKHSKSISELQGRYEEEIRNVIEQLNRTEDALKAERTEGLNQLDAIVRDKQNMERYHLEQMQMLEDKFQAKIKELQVIHSEELQTLQEHYNQNLQRLQETLDEYQKQHPEAMPLEGPGDGSAQAADGPDGRVQVSESELDSMHGLRERIQELEAQMNVMRDELENKHLEGNASTLREKYQKDFENLKATCERGFAAMEETHQKKIEDLQRQHQRELEKLREEKDRLLAEETAATISAIEAMKNAHREELERELEKSQRSQISSVNADIEALQRQYLEELQSVQRELEVLSEQYSQKCLENAHLAQALEAERQALRQCQRENQELNAHNQELNNRLAAEITRLRTLLTGEGGGEAAGSPLTQGKDAYELEVLLRVKESEIQYLKQEISSLKDELQTALRDKKYASDKYKDIYTELSIVKAKADCDISRLKEQLKAATEAQGEKSPVNTTVSGYDIMKSKSNPDFLKKDRSSVSRQLRNIRSKSLKEGLTVQERLKLFESRDLKKD
- the MPRIP gene encoding myosin phosphatase Rho-interacting protein isoform X4; the protein is MAAKDNPCRKFQANIFNKSKCQNCFKPRESHLLNDEDLNQAKPIYGGWLLLAPEGTDFDNPVHRSRKWQRRFFILYEHGLLRYALDEMPTTLPQGTINMNQCTDVVDGESRTGQKFSLCILTPEKEHFIRAENKEIISGWLEMLIVYPRTNKQNQKKKRKVEPPTPQEPGPAKMAVTSSNIPSAEKVPATKSTLWQEEMRGKDQADGGGGLSPAQSPVQSQAAAASSLKEPALDSKEDESSMNGDRIDCGRKTRVESGYFSLEKTKQDSKLEEQQLPPPPSPPSPSTPNNSFSLNSLDSKNSCPTHKDSNSRDIGRGAEKAGRPLSFKASRQYTTLADVPKAIRISNREAFQVERKRLERRTRARSPGREEVARLFGNERRRSQVIEKFEALDIENAEHMETSVSAGSALSSETRQGRSEKRVFPRKRDFTSEAAAVGSILDASASPLSPHRRAKSLDRRSTESSMTPDLLNFKKGWLTKQYEDGQWKKHWFVLTDQSLRYYRDSVAEEAADLDGEIDLSTCYDVTEYPVQRNYGFQIHTKEGEFTLSAMTSGIRRNWIQTIMKHVRPTTAPDVTRKNFSLKLSVLKPSSLPEEKSKTSSSFETSPKPSEKPDADQAEMDPEQKRSRARERRREGRSKTFDWAEFRPIQQALAQERANASDSSKSSTSTFPKDTSASDTDPGELERERARRREERRKRFEMIDAVDGAGPEDALRMEVDRIPGLPITADIKPQNVHVEIEQRWHQVETTPLREEKQIPIAPLHLAASEDRDEGLAKQHLTALLEKELEQKQKEALELLEQNRHLQDQLKVALGREQSAREGYVLQTEVAASPSGAWQRLHKVNQDLQSELEAQCQRQELINQQIQSLKRSYAEAKDVIRHHEAEIQSLQARLSNAAAELSIKEQTLAKLRSDLKSEKEKAKEQLEEWQHGEATLSSQLKASEQKLKTAEALLLEKTQELRDLEMQQALQRDHQKEVQRLQDRIADLSRQLNASEQGRILMEEKLQKNYEALLESCEKEKQVLIRSLKEVEDKANEYENQLQNNEQQMEILQKEKLSAKFEGSEIVHQLEEQLVMKEASIQKLAEHIKELERERDQIKCRFHELMNQVAESDNEVAKLQAKLKMEETNYHNLEQSFEEVSDQFQSVQKVLKEKEEELRHVKEMHLRIVEKKDQDLSEALVKMVALDSSLEETKIKLKAKEEALKKLASVGTAPCAEEVEDLSPHLEADESHPSQLGQHLQTHDVLPALNYALKEEEDEVLETSQRQAEEFGSPSKAAELQDQELVQKALAKPDIGILGAKRQRIRFSSIQCQKYIHPDGSEKNWTSSTSSDTSQDRSLSEESMSSEPALGYPSSGTSDSETYLSIIHSLETKLYITEEKLKDVTMKLESQHGHNQETLIALHHQWASTESQLREQLQTSLSQVSALISQLENERQEKFKLIENHVSELGGFQIKNDQALTCLEKCREQLRSLPKSDKEKESDLILVTLSSMETTLSNAIQALRGAPVSSEYQQSESLTVQTPASEGNFLKEEKHASKEQQVEMFDAGQLRWLSERVAFEASLINQIAESLKNASSEISQILREIRGTAEVVLLEPASVSHTAIDLANILSKKLLLEGEFWSQVEELRMHLSIREGEAEGKKETAGLGFSACFLSTVADATLIKAELGFVAQKMRESFHQRLKTIEEDLHNTKTALQQHKCMLEEIIKAYRTPDFDRVMHQISEALEIQKDASERTQISWDGSHLQMMPYQELAKMEETCSLPDHSSETLVSIQEDLAQQLKDKSNVLKEISVALLSLPPEEAMRDCQKLLKISQSLSYHSCMGDLERYSSLLVQDAIVQAQVCYAACRVRLEYERELKSYKESLQSMDALCQERVKTVSLLRDEYEDLLRKQQGEYSEVIAVLERENADLKAKVSQLDNQRRLLEEEEHKHSKSISELQGRYEEEIRNVIEQLNRTEDALKAERTEGLNQLDAIVRDKQNMERYHLEQMQMLEDKFQAKIKELQVIHSEELQTLQEHYNQNLQRLQETLDEYQKQHPEAMPLEGPGDGSAQAADGPDGRVQVSESELDSMHGLRERIQELEAQMNVMRDELENKHLEGNASTLREKYQKDFENLKATCERGFAAMEETHQKKIEDLQRQHQRELEKLREEKDRLLAEETAATISAIEAMKNAHREELERELEKSQRSQISSVNADIEALQRQYLEELQSVQRELEVLSEQYSQKCLENAHLAQALEAERQALRQCQRENQELNAHNQELNNRLAAEITRLRTLLTGEGGGEAAGSPLTQGKDAYELEVLLRVKESEIQYLKQEISSLKDELQTALRDKKYASDKYKDIYTELSIVKAKADCDISRLKEQLKAATEAQGEKSPVNTTVSGYDIMKSKSNPDFLKKDRSSVSRQLRNIRSKSLKEGLTVQERLKLFESRDLKKD